The following nucleotide sequence is from Azoarcus sp. CIB.
GTGCATCAGGAAGCGGTCGAGCTGCGCTTCGGGTAGCGGGTAGGTGCCTTCGTGCTCGATCGGGTTCTGTGTTGCAACGACGAAGAAGAGCTGCGGCAGGGCATGGGTCGTCTGTCCGATCGTCACCTGGCGTTCGCCCATCGCCTCGAGCAGCGCCGACTGCACCTTGGCCGGTGCGCGGTTGATCTCGTCGGCGAGCAGTAGGTGATGGAACAGCGGGCCGTGTTCGAAGTGGAAGCTGCCATCCTGCGGACGGAAGATCTCGCTGCCGGTGAGATCGGCCGGCAGCAGGTCGGGCGTGAACTGGATGCGATGGAAGTCGGCGTCGATCAGCGAGGCCAGCGCGTGGGCGGCGCGCGTCTTCGCGACACCGGGCGGGCCTTCGACGAGGAGATGGCCGTCGGCGAGGAGCGCGACCAGCAGACGCTCCACCAGGGCTGCCTGCCCGAGCACGGCGCCTTCGAGCGTGCGGCGTAGTGTCAGGAAGGCGTTGTCGAGTGTCATGGGCGTGGAGCGGGACGCGTCGCGTCGCAGGCGGCGGGGCAGTCGGGAACGGAACGGGCCGGCGTGCAGCGCAGGTGCGCGTCACACCATCCCGCAGACAGGGTGAATTGTAACGCAGGGTGCAGGCAGGCACCGTGCCCGGCCCGGGTCGCCGCGGGGCGCTGTGGTCAGGCTGGCCGGAACCGTCATGCCGGCCTCGTGACGTCACGCGAGCGGAAGGCGAGCCACACAAGGGCGGCAAGCAGTGCTGCGAACAGGAAGGCGCCCTGGTTCTGCACCAGCCAGCGCATGTCGACCAGGCTCCGCCACGTCGTCGGACCGGTCCCCCAGATGAGCGCGAGTTTGCGCAGCCACCAGATCGCGGCCGGCAGCACGATACCGAAACCGCCGACCAGGCCGAGCCATTCGCGCCGCTCGCGTGCGTCGAGCGTCGGCCACAGCGCCAGGGCGAGCGGGATCAGTATGAGACAGTCGTATTCCTTCAGCCGTGGTAGCAGCAGTGCCGTGCCGGCGATCGCGACGAATGCCCGCAACGGCGGGGTCGGTGCACGTTCGACTGCGCGCAGCGTGAGCACGAGGACGAATGCGGCCCACACGGCGTAGGCCGCGACGATCCACGGCCCGCCCTGCAGTTCGAGGCCGGATTTGCGCACCAGCATCGAGAAGCCGAAACCCGGCACCTCGTTCGCGTGTTCCACTGCCGTGCGCAGCCAGTCCGCAAAATGCGCCGGAAAAAGCAGCGCATCGCCGCCGTACCACGCGGCGACGGTGATCGCCCCGGCGAGCGGGAGAAGCATCTCGCGGCGCTGGAAGAACGGCAGCAGCACATAGGCCGCATACAGCGGCTTGAACGGCGCCATCGCGACCCCCAAGGCCGTGACGGGCCGTCCTCCGGCTCCGCGCCAGACGAGCCATGACAGGGCGCCATAGAACGGTACGCCCATGTTTCCGGACACCAACTCCGATACGAACACGCCTGCGGCCGGTGCCAGCACGAGAAAGGTGACCGCCGAGGGCGATCCGCCGAGACGGCCGGCCACGTACAGGAACAGGGCGCCGCCGCCCGCGTACGCGAGGACGTAGAGGTATCCGAGCACGGCCGTGCCGGTCACCGACGCGAGTCCGGCCAGGAGACGGGTGCCGGCGTAGGGGTAGGTATGCGGCAGGAAGTAGCCCGTGCAGTCGCCGACGAAACGGTAGGGGTCGCCATGCGCGAGAGTCGCCTCGATCGCGCACCGATACACCGTCGCATCCCACAGCCAGGCGCGGTGTTCCAGCAGCAGGGAAAGTCCGAACAGCAGGCCCGGGACCAGGCACAGCGCAAGGCCGATGCGCATCAGGGAGGTATTCATCGTGCCTGCTGTTCCGCGAGGCGGGCGCGCGGCATGGCCGGCGCGCCGTGCGTCAGTGCCCAACGCGCGAACTCGGCGATCTCGCGCGTGCCGAGCTTCGAAGTGCCGACCTTGCGGTCGGGGAAATGCACCTGAACCTCGCGGATGTTCGCGCCCGCGCGGGCCGCGTTCTGCAGCATTGCGACGATGAAGACGTAGCCTTGAGCGCTCACGTCGGCGAAGCGCGACTGTCGCAGCGCCGGGGTTCGCCACGCCCGGAAGCCGGCCGTGCAGTCGCGCACCGGCGCGAGGCCCAGCCAGTGGCGCGCGACCAGATTACCGGCCCGGGAGAGGAGGCGTCGCCGCCAGCCCCAGTCCTGCGGCGTGCGATTCCCGTCGAGGTAGCGGCTGCCGATCGCGACGTCGGCGCCGTCTTCGATGGCCGCGAGCAGGCGCGGCAGATCCGACGGGATGTGGGAGAAATCGGCATCCATCTGGATGACGACATCCGGGGCGTGATGGGCCAGCGCGTGATTCAGGCCGCGCACGTAAGCCGCACCGAGACCGGAGCGTCGCCCGCTCAGCAGCGACACGTCGGGGCAGCCGCGCGGCGCAGGCGCGGACCTCCGCGGCGGTGCCGTCGGGGGACTCGTCGTCGACCACGAGAACGTGCACATCCCGGTCCGGCGCAGCAAGCGTGGCGTGCACCTCCCCGATCAGGCGCCCGATGTTGCCGCGCTCGTTATAGGTGGGAATGACGACGACGATCTTCATGGGAACTCGTTGCCTGGGAATGGCTGCGACGGGCGCACGGCGATCGTACGCTTGGGGAGGGACGCGTCTGCCGGGGCGCGTAGAATACAGGCCCACGCTCCCCGGATCCAGAAACGTTTCATGCAAACGTCAAGCGCATGAAGATTTCCATAGTCATCCCCGCGTACAACGCTGCGGCCTTCATCGACGGACTGCTCGATTCGCTCGAGGCTCAGCGGCTCGGCGGCGTAGACGGCTGCGAAGTCATCGTCGTCGACGACGGATCGACCGACGGGACGGCGCAGCTGCTTGCACGCCGCCCGGGGCTGCGCGTGCTGCGCCACGAGCGCTGTGCCGGAGCGGGGGCGGCGCGCAACACCGGCGCGCGCGCGGCACATGGCGAGTGGTTGGTGTTCCTCGACGCCGACACGCGCATCCGCGATCGCGAATTCCTGCGGCGCTGCGTGGAGCTGAGCGTCAGTCATCCTGGGTACGACGCATTCTCCGGCTGCTACCACGACGAGAACCCGGGCGGCGCGCGCTTCGCGCGTTACCTCGACGCGTGCGAGACCGTGATGCGTCGCGGAAGTCTCGATCGCAGCGCGCCGGGCTGCCTTGGCGGCTCCGTGTGTGCGGTCCGCCGCGCCGTGTTCCTCGAGCTTGGCGGCTTCAGTGAGGATCGCCGTGTCGCGCTCGAAGATCCCGACCTGGGATGCCGGCTGGCATTGGCCGGTCACCAGCTGTGGCTGTCGGGTGAGCTGCGTGTCGAACACCGGCAGCCGGGCTGCCTCGATTACGTGCGCGAACTCGTGCCCCGCACGCGCCACTACCTGCAGCTCATTCGCCGCTACCGCA
It contains:
- a CDS encoding MoxR family ATPase, which encodes MTLDNAFLTLRRTLEGAVLGQAALVERLLVALLADGHLLVEGPPGVAKTRAAHALASLIDADFHRIQFTPDLLPADLTGSEIFRPQDGSFHFEHGPLFHHLLLADEINRAPAKVQSALLEAMGERQVTIGQTTHALPQLFFVVATQNPIEHEGTYPLPEAQLDRFLMHVCVGYPDAATERDILRLARAEAQAGIASSASPALPPVVTQEQVFAARRAVLDLHLSPDLEDYIVRLVAATRTPELYGPDLAGALRFGASPRATIALDRCARARAWLHGRDYVSPDDIQALAPDVLRHRILPGWEAMADGMNADTLAAALLERVPVP
- a CDS encoding glycosyltransferase yields the protein MSLLSGRRSGLGAAYVRGLNHALAHHAPDVVIQMDADFSHIPSDLPRLLAAIEDGADVAIGSRYLDGNRTPQDWGWRRRLLSRAGNLVARHWLGLAPVRDCTAGFRAWRTPALRQSRFADVSAQGYVFIVAMLQNAARAGANIREVQVHFPDRKVGTSKLGTREIAEFARWALTHGAPAMPRARLAEQQAR